In the Staphylococcus sp. IVB6240 genome, one interval contains:
- a CDS encoding aldo/keto reductase, with amino-acid sequence MEYLTLNNDVKMPLVGLGTWDLRGETCTSLVSEAIQLGYRLIDTAQMYDNEKEVGQGIARTSVNRDDLFITTKLDGRCNGYKQARDGIIHSLDNLSLDYVNLLLVHEPYSNDIAMYEALSEAYHDGKVKAIGISNYDQKRFEQFLKKVDIIPAVNQVECHIQFQKWALQQKLGAHGTVMQAWSPLGQGKLGIDEQPELIQLAEKYKKSPSQIVLRFLTQRGVSVIPKTKRIERLEENMSIFDFQLLPEEMNRIKLLDRDETLFSWTEY; translated from the coding sequence ATGGAATATTTAACGTTAAACAATGACGTAAAAATGCCTTTAGTAGGATTAGGTACATGGGATTTGAGAGGAGAGACATGTACTTCTCTAGTATCTGAAGCGATACAGTTGGGCTATCGTCTGATTGATACTGCTCAAATGTATGACAATGAAAAAGAAGTAGGGCAAGGGATTGCCAGAACTTCTGTGAACCGTGATGATTTATTTATTACGACAAAGTTAGATGGTCGTTGTAATGGATACAAACAAGCACGTGATGGTATTATACATTCTTTAGACAATTTGAGTTTGGATTATGTTAATCTTCTGTTAGTTCATGAGCCATATTCAAATGATATAGCTATGTACGAAGCTTTGTCAGAGGCATATCATGACGGGAAAGTTAAAGCAATTGGTATTTCCAATTATGATCAGAAGAGATTTGAACAATTTTTGAAAAAAGTTGATATTATTCCAGCAGTCAATCAAGTAGAATGTCATATACAATTTCAAAAGTGGGCCTTACAACAAAAGCTGGGGGCTCATGGGACAGTTATGCAAGCATGGTCACCACTGGGACAAGGAAAGCTTGGTATTGATGAACAACCAGAATTAATTCAACTTGCGGAAAAATATAAGAAATCACCTTCACAAATTGTATTGCGCTTTTTAACACAACGTGGGGTATCAGTGATTCCTAAAACAAAACGTATTGAACGCTTAGAAGAAAATATGTCCATTTTTGATTTTCAATTATTACCTGAAGAAATGAATAGAATTAAATTATTAGATAGAGATGAGACATTATTTTCATGGACAGAGTATTAA
- a CDS encoding TetR/AcrR family transcriptional regulator: protein MIQDLRFRKVEENLRAALLTLLKEKTYQKITVTDICQTAKCSRNAFYLHYESKENLYQAILIDIIVDIEESCRPVVENFSDIGVAESKEYLTNILNAVEHHRPILSQLLENKQVNFSDSLKQSMIEAMRTYSKKINHDPDLDNIHYTTSGIVGFIEYWVVHTDYTLEEAKERLFTITFQNTHSENNLF from the coding sequence ATGATTCAAGATTTGAGATTTAGAAAAGTAGAAGAAAATTTGAGGGCTGCCCTATTAACATTATTAAAAGAAAAAACATATCAAAAAATTACTGTTACGGATATATGTCAAACAGCAAAATGTTCTAGAAATGCCTTTTATTTACACTATGAAAGTAAAGAAAATCTATATCAAGCCATTCTAATAGATATTATTGTAGATATTGAGGAGAGTTGTCGTCCAGTTGTTGAAAACTTTTCCGATATTGGTGTTGCAGAATCTAAAGAATATTTAACGAATATCTTAAATGCTGTAGAACATCATCGCCCGATCTTGTCACAACTATTAGAAAACAAACAGGTTAATTTTTCCGATAGTTTAAAGCAGAGTATGATTGAAGCGATGCGAACCTATTCTAAAAAAATTAATCATGACCCCGATTTAGACAATATTCATTACACAACGAGTGGTATTGTTGGATTTATTGAATATTGGGTCGTCCATACGGATTACACATTAGAAGAGGCAAAAGAAAGGCTCTTTACAATTACCTTTCAAAACACACATTCAGAAAATAATTTATTTTAG
- a CDS encoding nitronate monooxygenase: MKSRITEILGIEKPIIQAPMNWLTDGKFVGAISKAGALGVIGINAGQTEQAQSVEETIENLRREVRIAKEITSNPIGMNVVTSVSGFDAYTQPMLDLMVEENVEVAIMVGAFSKEWTQKFKEKGIKVVYRGEPTPEITEEAIQGGVDIIVATGFDEGGQVPTKVIGTFSIVPLLVDVAKGRVPVMAARGITDERTAYAAMALGAEGIFVGTGFLTAEESRMADNIKQAVIDSNAHDMLLYRTLPAYYRSLPGELPNKLVQMDREHATNEDIFKASRQGSGMRDGMIFGDLTKGYASVGLGISMIHKVEPAADIVDRLMTGIMKGEN; encoded by the coding sequence ATGAAAAGTCGTATTACAGAAATCTTAGGAATTGAAAAACCAATTATTCAAGCACCGATGAACTGGTTAACAGATGGAAAATTCGTAGGCGCTATTAGTAAAGCAGGGGCGTTAGGTGTCATTGGCATTAATGCAGGACAAACAGAACAAGCGCAATCTGTTGAAGAAACAATTGAAAACTTAAGAAGAGAAGTAAGAATTGCTAAAGAAATCACATCAAATCCAATCGGTATGAACGTTGTAACAAGCGTCTCAGGATTTGATGCATATACACAACCAATGCTAGACCTCATGGTTGAAGAGAATGTTGAAGTTGCTATTATGGTCGGTGCATTTTCTAAAGAATGGACACAAAAATTCAAAGAAAAAGGGATTAAAGTTGTATATCGGGGTGAACCAACACCTGAAATTACAGAAGAAGCCATTCAAGGTGGCGTGGATATCATTGTTGCTACTGGATTTGATGAAGGTGGACAAGTACCAACGAAAGTGATTGGTACTTTCTCAATTGTCCCATTATTAGTAGATGTGGCTAAAGGACGCGTACCAGTGATGGCAGCCCGTGGTATTACAGATGAAAGAACCGCATATGCTGCAATGGCACTCGGAGCAGAAGGTATCTTTGTCGGAACAGGTTTTCTAACAGCTGAAGAATCTCGAATGGCAGACAACATTAAACAAGCGGTCATTGATTCAAATGCGCATGACATGTTGTTATATCGTACATTACCGGCATATTATCGTTCACTACCAGGTGAGTTACCAAATAAACTCGTTCAAATGGACCGTGAACATGCAACAAATGAGGACATTTTCAAAGCATCTCGACAAGGATCAGGTATGAGAGACGGCATGATTTTTGGAGATCTTACAAAAGGATATGCATCCGTTGGTCTAGGGATTTCAATGATTCACAAAGTAGAACCTGCAGCAGATATTGTTGATCGTTTAATGACAGGTATTATGAAAGGAGAAAATTAA
- a CDS encoding NtaA/DmoA family FMN-dependent monooxygenase (This protein belongs to a clade of FMN-dependent monooxygenases, within a broader family of flavin-dependent oxidoreductases, the luciferase-like monooxygenase (LMM) family, some of whose members use coenzyme F420 rather than FMN.), with protein MAENKKQMMLGLAMFGVPGLSMRSWTDPKINFEKYPDLSYDIKAAQLAEKGKFQFMFFGDFPGTKETDNGKAQTMGVDPLLIATVIAHNTKHIGMAITKATSWNSVYEIARQFKSLDAISNGRAAWNAVTGANGVSASAYGVKLSPSFDRYGKAYEFTEAVQTLWGTWGEDALKLDKENKIFADYDEVESVSIKGKYVESTGTLPIPPSKQGQPVIFHSGGSGNSIAYAGKYANAMIGEVWTIEQGRETRNALRQTAVENGRDPDEIKFIAGVMPLIGDTKKDALERHSQFIDEQTFYQRVAQIGYALGVQFTMADIDKPIDSEILDNVVVTPYSDPRIENIIKVAREGWTLRYVIYHSVIDYHPAAVGTAEDIADYLTEWFEQGGADGFWVMPNVYEVDLPRFVDEVVPILQERGIFHEEYEGDTLRENFGIPYQYGLKKEEK; from the coding sequence ATGGCAGAAAATAAAAAGCAAATGATGCTAGGATTAGCTATGTTTGGCGTGCCTGGTCTTAGTATGAGATCTTGGACAGATCCGAAAATAAACTTTGAAAAATACCCTGACTTATCCTATGACATTAAGGCTGCACAATTAGCAGAAAAAGGTAAGTTCCAATTTATGTTCTTCGGTGATTTTCCAGGAACAAAAGAAACGGACAATGGAAAAGCACAAACGATGGGTGTGGATCCATTATTGATTGCGACAGTGATTGCACATAATACAAAACACATTGGGATGGCAATTACAAAAGCAACATCTTGGAATAGTGTTTATGAAATTGCAAGACAGTTTAAATCACTAGACGCGATTAGTAACGGGCGTGCCGCTTGGAATGCGGTAACAGGTGCGAATGGTGTGAGTGCGAGTGCATATGGCGTTAAGCTTTCACCTAGTTTCGATCGTTATGGCAAAGCGTATGAATTTACAGAAGCGGTTCAAACGCTATGGGGAACTTGGGGCGAAGATGCATTAAAACTTGATAAAGAAAATAAAATTTTTGCTGATTATGATGAAGTGGAATCAGTCTCTATTAAAGGGAAATATGTTGAAAGTACAGGTACACTTCCAATCCCCCCTTCAAAACAAGGACAACCTGTTATTTTCCATTCAGGCGGTTCTGGCAATAGTATCGCTTATGCAGGAAAGTATGCAAATGCGATGATTGGAGAAGTTTGGACGATTGAGCAAGGACGAGAAACACGTAATGCGCTAAGACAAACGGCTGTTGAAAATGGTCGTGACCCAGATGAAATTAAATTTATTGCTGGGGTTATGCCTTTAATAGGAGATACGAAGAAAGATGCATTAGAGCGTCATTCACAATTTATTGATGAGCAAACGTTTTATCAAAGAGTTGCTCAAATTGGCTACGCATTAGGTGTACAATTTACAATGGCTGATATTGATAAGCCAATTGATTCCGAAATTTTAGATAATGTTGTTGTGACACCATACAGTGATCCTAGAATTGAAAACATTATAAAAGTTGCGCGTGAAGGTTGGACATTACGTTATGTCATTTACCACTCTGTTATTGACTATCATCCAGCAGCAGTAGGTACAGCAGAAGATATCGCGGATTATTTAACTGAATGGTTTGAACAAGGCGGTGCAGATGGCTTTTGGGTGATGCCGAATGTTTATGAAGTTGACTTACCACGCTTTGTAGATGAAGTGGTACCGATTTTACAAGAACGAGGCATTTTCCATGAAGAGTATGAAGGCGATACATTAAGAGAAAACTTCGGCATACCGTATCAATATGGTCTGAAAAAAGAAGAAAAATAA
- a CDS encoding TetR/AcrR family transcriptional regulator, with protein sequence MDKRFLKNEKQIKQAILTLLQYKKFPTISVKEICELAECSRNTFYLHYDSKEHLLDTIINEIVESIEESCEPVVKDYRQIGRAESKKYTDNILSAIYEHQSVIKILLSQEQWYFSQRLVEVLLDASTREAKRLKHPINPSFLVFFMNGVIGYVLHWLQQDISLEEAQEELDNAIHFKF encoded by the coding sequence ATGGACAAACGATTTCTAAAAAATGAGAAACAAATCAAACAAGCTATTTTAACTTTATTACAATATAAAAAATTCCCTACGATCTCAGTAAAGGAGATTTGTGAACTGGCAGAATGCTCACGCAATACGTTTTATCTCCATTATGATAGTAAGGAACATTTATTAGACACTATTATCAATGAAATTGTAGAAAGCATTGAAGAAAGTTGTGAACCTGTTGTGAAAGATTATAGACAAATCGGTCGTGCAGAATCTAAGAAATATACCGATAATATTTTAAGTGCCATTTATGAACATCAATCTGTGATTAAAATTCTCTTATCTCAAGAACAATGGTACTTCTCTCAACGTTTAGTAGAAGTCTTACTTGATGCGAGTACTCGTGAAGCTAAAAGACTGAAACATCCGATTAACCCTTCATTCTTAGTCTTTTTCATGAATGGTGTAATTGGCTATGTGCTTCATTGGTTACAACAAGACATCTCACTCGAAGAAGCCCAAGAAGAATTAGATAACGCCATTCATTTTAAATTTTAA